Proteins from one Desmodus rotundus isolate HL8 chromosome 9, HLdesRot8A.1, whole genome shotgun sequence genomic window:
- the LOC112312502 gene encoding centrin-4 produces the protein MAFNNRTSSDQRKKRAAKIELAETQKQDIKEAFDLFDVDGSGTIDVKELKIAMQALGFQPKKEEVKKLIAEIDKERTGTINFEDFFAIMSVKMSEKDEKEELLKSFKLFDDDDTGSITLNNIKRVAQELGENLTDDELQEMLDEADRDGDGEINEEEFLRMMQKTSLC, from the exons ATG GCCTTCAACAACCGCACAAGTTCAGACCAACGGAAGAAAAGAGCGGCAAAAATTGAACTGGCAGAAACTCAGAAACAAGACATCAAAGAGGCCTTTGATCTATTCGATGTCGATGGGTCGGGAACCATAGATGTAAAAGAGCTGAAG ATTGCGATGCAGGCCTTGGGATTTCAACCAAAGAAAGAAGAAGTTAAAAAACTGATAGCTGAAATTGACAAAGAAAGAACTGGCACCAttaattttgaagatttttttgcCATAATGAGTGTGAAAATG agtgaaaaagatgaaaaggaagaaTTGTTGAAGTCTTTCAAGTTATTCGATGACGATGATACTGGAAGCATAACATTAAACAACATCAAGAGGGTCGCTCAGGAACTCGGGGAGAATTTAACAGATGACGAACTTCAG GAAATGCTTGATGAAGCTGATCGTGATGGCGATGGagaaataaatgaggaagaatTTTTGAGAATGATGCAAAAGACCAGTCTTTGTTAA
- the BBS12 gene encoding chaperonin-containing T-complex member BBS12 — translation MARWGVNRRRHVGLQQLTSFAHTGRTLLGPVKSPKFVVDEEGQESVLVSSTVRLLESLDLSSAAGQLLREAVGAQNDVYGTGASTLLSLAGAWSSAAAECLHLGVPVPSIVSGMSEGLAACMEEVVALQVPLHTVCAQTDSTRMPSGPGPSGIGVGPFPQTSPEEHGLRDAASQWSTISSFSGTPVKSATLFRPQAMVGTDNNISQTPRTSSVSLRAAPPCRKPLLIHSRHCNPAEGARGRSGPDGVLEQCAATPRAQRCKDLAELVAGLSHGDASSMTLVEAAVRLQRRQASVHRGGGAVPLMFDISRVFTCCLPGLPEAASCVCAGFVTAVSAAGAPVPEDVQNWPLRVVLIEGDLTENYRHLGFNKPAHVQTVSESTEKLHQDSSEDLWADRVLQVFTQFHVRLVLAQGSVSERLVERCTRSKRLVIGCVDGRVMQAIAEASGAVQVAYVTQVNEDVVGSGVCVAFWSGPTGDAGSGVGRRAIVLKAEGMHLVTAVLASPVAAQVQAKEDRFWACAHRLHYALKEQKVFLGGGAVEFLCLSHLQILAEQPVTEGDHVRSGGLPNAAPGLASSPALHRPTVLRSLASGWREYLSTLMRNAASQSEFEAAAFIQHHVQNAADSGSPSSYVLKEYSKLSSGVFNPGNSNDLEESPRVYDTVTPKMEAWRRALDLVLLELQTDSEIVTGRGHTQIQSQESEGFLFL, via the coding sequence ATGGCTCGCTGGGGCGTGAACAGGAGGAGGCATGTGGGACTTCAGCAGCTCACCTCCTTTGCACACACAGGAAGGACTCTCCTGGGCCCGGTGAAGTCGCCCAAGTTTGTTGTGGATGAAGAGGGTCAGGAGAGTGTGTTGGTCAGCTCCACAGTCAGGCTGCTGGAAAGCCTGGACCTGTCCAGCGCAGCGGGGCAGCTCCTCAGGGAGGCGGTTGGAGCACAGAATGATGTGTACGGGACCGGGGCCAGCACCCTCCTGTCTCTCGCCGGGGCGTGGAGCAGCGCCGCGGCCGAGTGCCTTCACCTGGGGGTGCCCGTGCCGTCCATCGTGTCGGGAATGTCGGAGGGCTTGGCGGCCTGCATGGAGGAGGTAGTTGCCCTTCAGGTCCCTCTCCACACTGTCTGTGCCCAGACAGACAGCACACGGATGCCTTCTGGACCTGGACCGTCGGGCATCGGTGTGGGTCCCTTCCCACAGACCTCTCCAGAGGAGCATGGTCTCCGCGATGCTGCCTCTCAGTGGTCGACCATTTCCAGTTTTTCTGGGACACCCGTTAAATCAGCTACACTTTTCAGACCTCAGGCTATGGTTGGAACAGATAACAACATATCACAAACCCCTCGGACTTCGAGCGTCAGCCTGCGCGCAGCCCCGCCCTGTAGAAAGCCCCTGTTGATCCACAGCAGGCATTGCAATCCGGCAGAAGGCGCTCGGGGGAGGAGTGGACCAGATGGAGTTCTAGAGCAATGTGCCGCGACTCCCCGTGCCCAGAGGTGCAAGGATCTGGCCGAGCTGGTGGCGGGTCTGAGCCACGGAGACGCCAGCAGCATGACGTTGGTGGAAGCGGCCGTGCGGCTGCAGCGCCGGCAGGCAAGCGTGCACCGGGGCGGCGGGGCGGTGCCACTCATGTTTGACATTTCCAGAGTCTTCACGTGCTGTTTGCCAGGTTTACCCGAGGCTGCTTCCTGTGTCTGTGCGGGCTTTGTCACTGCTGTGTCGGCAGCTGGGGCCCCTGTGCCGGAGGACGTGCAGAACTGGCCTCTCCGGGTCGTTCTCATCGAGGGGGACCTCACAGAGAACTATCGCCACCTGGGGTTTAACAAGCCTGCACACGTCCAAACAGTATCAGAGAGCACGGAGAAGCTCCACCAGGACAGCTCGGAAGACCTGTGGGCAGATCGCGTGTTGCAGGTGTTCACGCAGTTCCACGTGCGCCTGGTCCTGGCGCAGGGCAGCGTGTCGGAGCGGCTGGTCGAAAGGTGCACCCGCAGTAAGCGGCTGGTGATCGGGTGTGTGGATGGCAGGGTGATGCAGGCCATCGCGGAGGCTTCCGGAGCCGTGCAGGTGGCCTACGTCACGCAGGTGAACGAGGACGTTGTGGGCAGCGGGGTCTGCGTGGCCTTCTGGAGCGGCCCTACAGGGGATGCTGGCAGCGGGGTTGGCAGAAGGGCGATCGTGTTGAAAGCAGAAGGGATGCATTTGGTCACGGCCGTGCTAGCCAGCCCGGTCGCTGCGCAGGTGCAAGCCAAAGAAGACAGGTTCTGGGCCTGCGCCCACCGTTTGCATTACGCTCTGAAAGAGCAAAAGGTCTTCCTCGGAGGGGGTGCCGTTGAGTTTTTGTGCCTGAGCCACCTTCAGATTCTCGCGGAGCAGCCTGTGACCGAAGGAGACCACGTGCGTTCGGGAGGGCTGCCGAACGCTGCCCCGGGGCTGGCCTCGTCCCCCGCGCTCCACAGACCGACTGTGCTTAGGAGCCTGGCCAGCGGGTGGCGTGAGTACCTCTCGACTCTCATGCGTAACGCTGCCAGTCAGTCAGAATTTGAAGCTGCGGCTTTCATTCAGCACCACGTGCAGAACGCCGCGGACTCTGGCTCCCCTTCGTCTTACGTTTTGAAAGAATATAGTAAACTAAGTAGTGGGGTTTTTAATCCAGGCAATTCCAATGATCTGGAAGAGAGCCCAAGGGTGTACGACACCGTCACGCCAAAGATGGAGGCGTGGCGCCGCGCTCTGGACCTCGTGCTGTTGGAGCTTCAGACGGACAGTGAAATCGTCACTGGGCGTGGCCACACACAGATCCAATCACAGGAGTCGGAGGGCTTTCTATTTTTGTAG